The Epinephelus moara isolate mb chromosome 21, YSFRI_EMoa_1.0, whole genome shotgun sequence DNA window CTGTTACCAGGggttttttgctgctgctctccgtCGCTGCTGGTCTTTGCCGCTACTCTCCCAGCTTTTCCCCCACAGCAATACGAACACTCAACTCCCTCTGTTAGCATGCATATGGACTTGTTGTAGTTGTTGACTGTGTTGTACTATTGTGGTGTTCATTGTTATGTGGTTTATTGTTTCAGGTGTGTCATGTTGTGGGGGTTTTGGCTACAGGGCTATTGTTTTCCGCAATATGCTCTGTGGATGTCTGTATGCACTTTATTCATGTATGTCTGTACACACTTGTTGATGTTGTGGCTATGAAGCAGTGTCCTGTATATATGTACTGAAAGCAAATACCACCGACTCTGGTTGTGTGGCAATTaaatttctattctattctatttaggctttccatgtaggcgcatggaagggcagggaggtttgcccCCTGAGGCTCCAGGAACACACCGCACCCGCCAAAGAAATAATGCAGAACATAATCTCCTATAAAACCACAAACTGCcatctagggctgtacccaaatattcggatattcaaatattcgtttctatgggtaggtattcgttatgaaaatttggtattcgatattcgtttttttatttgctttttttattattatNTGCGCACGGCAGGCTTGAgtgcatccgtctgaggctgtggatcaatgccaagttttgccactttatcactattccctctaacttgtagctgttttttcgttatcttttgaatttaatatgaattatggaaccgtttttgtaaacgtttgtttcccccgttttgtacaataaattatcgttaaaagtttcaacaagtttcttttggagtgcgtgacacaagtgtgttttgaaaacgacggCGGATTGTCAcgtgctcaacgcatcagtaccttcggatgccatgacagtaatagattatagattaatagattataataatgtcaaaatatcatttacagaccgatttaacagacgatcactgctacccgacccgcaggtccatttgcgggtcccacGGGTTACGGGTCgtcccgcgcatcactactcagctcagtctataaggctgtacacaacagtaggctatagacattatattctattcaggccggcagaaccagcagcgcatcggctgtACAGTGCACagcattttattgcagcacagagtgtctgccagcaaccaattccttgcagaggcttcctacaacttgtttcaacggttccgatttaatcagaagacaaattaaacaggatgagtagccaatgtgaaaatcaaaagaaagcatagaataatgtactgaaggagactgttgtgctatcacatttttttgtggtttgagagcaaagatccagtCGCAGCTGTGCAAatctccgcaatacaattaggtccgaaaaaaccccggagTCCCCCCCCACCGACCCGCACCCGCCGCAAACAAATATTTGTTATAAATTCTGCCGAAGgtccaaatgttaaaaaatggttttCGGGACAGCCCTACTGCCATCGCTGGTAGGTAGATTGTTACATTTTGTCAGTGGCAGGctagaaaattaataaatgtatttcccGAACAATTCATAtgtatttaaaggagctatatgtaagaaatctaaagcaaatagtcgtaaaatcatcctaatatgtcacagagactacggaataatgttcatataacatactgattcACAGAGACTacggaataatgttcatataacatactgatctcacagacgacaatagtacagccagccAGGGCGGACATGACTCGTGgtagtattttgaatttgagtgcagtaaccgttttggccacattcttacatacagcgcgtattttgaatttgagtgcagtaaccgttttggccacattcttacatacagcgcctttaaagggatagtgcacccaaaaatgaaaattcagccattatctactcacccatatgccgagggaggccctggtgaagttttagagtgctcacatcccttgcggagatcggcgggggcagCGGCtggcacacctaatggcagaccgcgccccagactaacgtccaagagcacaaaattgaatccacatagtatctccatactgttcatccgtagtgatccaagtgtgctgcagccgcgacatcaAAAGTTGTttagaaaaacgtcatatgaactctgtttttagcctcactgtagcctgtagctctgactgtttctctgtgctccgcgctcacgtgtgcgtgcttgcgtgcgaccagcgaaagcatgagctttgctcacccgtgtttgcATCACGTGACATGTGCACCGCACAGGGAGACAGCAGTAACCACAGNNNNNNNNNNNNNNNNNNNNNNNNNNNNNNNNNNNNNNNNNNNNNNNNNNNNNNNNNNNNNNNNNNNNNNNNNNNNNNNNNNNNNNNNNNNNNNNNNNNNNNNNNNNNNNNNNNNNNNNNNNNNNNNNNNNNNNNNNNNNNNNNNNNNNNNNNNNNNNNNNNNNNNNNNNNNNNNNNNNNNNNNNNNNNNNNNNNNNNNNNNNNNNNNNNNNNNNNNNNaaacaactttttatgtcgcggctgcagcacatttggatcactacggatgaacagtatggagatactttgtggattcaattttgtgttcttggacgttagtctggggcgccgtctgccattaggtgtgctgccCGATCCCCCCGTcaatctctgcaagggatgtgaggactctaaaacttcaccagggcctctgtCGGGATataggtgagtagataatggctgaattttcatttttgggtgcactatccctttaaatgtggAAGGTGTTTTGAGCCTAACCCTACCCATTCAGCATATTAATCAGGGCTACTTGTTGCCAACAAGAGCTGATCCTGGTCATCTTTTTACCCTCATTGCGATGTTGACAGTTTCAcacacgtgtgtcactgtgaaCAAGACTGAGTGGACTCTTTGTTGTATTGGTGACAAGTTGGTGGATAACGAGGCCAAGCATGTAAACAAGTCCATTTTGGAGATGTAACAAAGTGGCCTTTATCTTCACTAGTGGAGGCTGCCTGCTTGCCATTACTCAAACTCTTTGTACTCACTTAACATCTCTGTACTGATCACAAATAAAAAGCCTTCAATCAATTCTTTTAAGCATGTCAAAGTATTTCCCTCACCTCTACAGCTCCTGACATGTCAGTGGGTGGCATCCCCATGGGAGGTGGTGGCATCATGTGGCCAGGTGGTGGGTATCCATAGGGTCCATAGTTATAATTGTAGCCAGTGTTGTAGCCGGTGTTATAGCCGGTGTTATAGCTGCTGTTGTAGCCACTGTACTGGTCGTAACCACCCCACTGAGAGTAGTAACCCTGACCCCCGTTGCCATGGTTGCCATAGTAACCGGACTGGGTTTGGTTGTAGTTGCTATGGTAATTCTGGCCTTGGCCGCCGTGGTAGCTGCTCATCTTCTGACTGTAACACAAGAAAGACAACAAAATTGCATTATTATCTGAAGAGATGAGTGAAGGGCACTTTATATATGCTCAGGTCTTTGATTCAAGATTAATTTAAAAGATAACGTAGGTTATGCAGAAGTATGTGCACCCCTTTGACTGTCATCATCAGTTAGTCAATTACAATTCAAAACAAATTCTGACCTCATATaaagacattacattttgggattgctgcaccttatacttcactctgcttaacttagacttGTTGTCCTTGTCCGTGGACACTTTTATGCACCATCTAGTGGATGgaaaagcacaatacactaattgatgtaaaaacaagatggcagccacctGTGCCAGGTCAGTCTACTGCTGATccagacacaaaagtggacaaggtacaaagCAAATTTTGTGTTTCCAACTTGTTTATATATGCTTTATGTGCTGGTGCAGCCATTTTCTGCtgcagctactttttaaatcttgtATTACCCATTGTCAAAACGTTACTACTGTATTGCTCATGATCCCATCCTGCCGACTGTCCCGTTTATAAAGACATTGTTTCAATGCTGTTACTACCTCAgctgctggcttaaaggcaagacatCTGTCCCCCATTCCATGATTATACCTTTTATATAGAACAAGGTGGCATAACAGCATGAAATTCCCATCTTGaaaaggcagtgtaaaaggggcgaCATGCAGGGGAAATAGGAACACTTCATGACCACCAAGGTTCTTGAATAACAACCACAGAATCATAGCATTGCAGGAAGCCACCACGTACCCTGGTCAGTGTCTTACCTCTTTGCTACAGCAACACTGAGTCTGAGCGGCTTTCCCCCCAGCATCGTACCCTGGCACTCTTCAATCGCTTTCTTCTGCTCGCTCTCTTCCCCAAACTTGACAAAGCCGTAACCTCTGCAGGTGAAAAACAGTTACACCTCCTCtccacaccaacacacactccaTACTTGGCATTTAATGGCCACTTATAATGAGAAACAGAATATAATGGGTATTATTATGGTAGAACTGAAACttgttgttttacttttaaCATGAGGTAGCATCACTTGAATTGTGAGTTGCTCTTGCTTAGCCTATATGGGGAAAACAATAGTTTTAGCATAAGACGGCAAGTAAACATTTCTTCAGCCTTTTGTTCGAAAATAGATGAAGATGGTGGTCAACGTCCATAGCACTGCTTTTAAACAACTACACCAcaagaaacatttttatattattgtatatttattacaataatattCAAACCAGGAAATTATACAACACACCAAGGAAACAATGTGTAGTTCAAGAAATCATTTGTAGTCAAACTGACTGAACATTTCTAAAGCTATGTTGCTGTTGGGTCCAACTCTATGAGCTGACATACCTGGAGTATCCATACTGGTCAGTGACAACTTTGGCTCCCTTGCAGGAAAGATACTTCTTAAAAACTTGGTGTAGTTGGAAGTCATCCACCTCAGAAGCCAAGTCGCCCACAAACACTGAGAACTCCGgcctgagagagacagaaactttGATCACATACTCCTTATACACCAATACCCACCAAGTATGAACAGGACAGCTGggtctgtttttcctctttaatTAAAACCAGAGAAATTAATGGGAAATTTCCTTGGTCTGAAGCTTCACATACTATAACCAATATTAACAACATGCACTCTTGAAAGGACATGCTACTTAATCCCACCACAAACATCCATAAGATTAAAAAAGCTAACCTCTAGCCCAGCATACCTTCAAACTGGAAGCAGAGATGCAACTTAGGTATACATGATTCTGTTTTGACTTTAAGTGAGAATAATCATACAGTTCCCCTGAAACCTGTCCTATCCCATCCCTTTCCTGTTTATCTGAAGATGTAGCCCAAATATCAACTTTCGAACACACTAAAATTAAATGAGTTTGGTGCAGTGTCAGAATTTCtataaacatattttgttaCTGCATTTTTTAATACTGAGTGGTAAGTGGGAGCCTGGGGAATTACAATATATTATTGTAAATCCAACATGACAATATTATCATATTGTTTTATCATTTTCCAAGATTCTGTAGTCTAGcaatattttttaagcaaacTGTGACTAAAGAGTAATAAAAAGTTATCAAAGAGCATCTTAACACCCCCATGAAGTCCCCATCAGTgagcgcgtttacatgcacactaataaaccgatcattatctgatttctggagttacctgactattcaagtggtcatgtaaacagtaTAATCCGATaggctttatcagataaaagccattatctgattatgagaaatcagataaacacatCCAGCTTTTTCCCCAATAGTCAGATTATTCAGTGCATGTATACCCTTTAATCCGGTTTCTTTTATTCAGTGCATGTATACCCTTTAATCCGGTTTCTTTTGggttttgctattttatactcccactccatacattttagagggaaatattgtactttctactccactacattaatctgacagcttttgtttcctttcagataaagattttacataaaatagtatatttttatattctcagtgtttaaattgtcacttttattttatattacttatatgttatgcactttgtgtgacaaATTTATATACAATAAACTTGTATATTGCactttgcagtacttttactccaaatctacccaaagtatgtaaaattggctccacattgataaactacacattagaatgctcacatgtatttgttaatgataacaacaaacagtactgtaagaatataagctgtcagcatgatgagtgctttattttgcaaatatatgactTGTGTACTTCGAGGTTTTTCAAGGATATGAGTacctactgtaacaggaagtttgagttttatgtcatgtacttggggagaaatccaactgaaggactgaatcatgtaaaccaggtttttctgattatcagattattgaAGTGCACGTAAACGCGTCAAATCAgattattaccattacctgattattcccagttatctgattattattaccattacctgattattcccagttatctgattattgtgcgCATGTAACCGTGCTCAGCTGGCTGTGGTCAGAAGTaaacagacatgaaactttCAACAGCAGAGGGCAGTGAAACACTGCTTTTCAGCCTGGTGTTATAAGATTGAGAGTATTGCACTCTTGTAACATTATCGGACTCACAGGGGACCATTTGAcaaaacacaagaaacaaaaCCACCAAATACTAGAAGATAAAATTTTGTCTTATCCTTAACATTAACACAATGAGTAAGCCTgacatttggaaaaacaaaaaacaaaacaaaacgtaGTTAATTAATCTCACCAGTTCTCAGATGTTCCCGTATTCTACAGAATGTGAAAGAACATTTCAAGTATTTCATTAAGGAGTAAGTTAATTCACTTTGTTGAAATGTCCTCTCAGGTTAAATATCAGGTCATAGGAATAGCTGATTGGTGGACTTagaaaaaagtataaaaaggggacctattatgcttttccctATTTTCTGTCAAATATATAGTGTTACATCtaggatgttcatattaaacatggccaatgtttcaaataatgaggtaaacgttTTTATAAGTAATCTCTGTGACCAAAAACCTTGGGCCTCTGACCTTTTTGAATACTCTGTTTATAGcactttttttctactttggctACAATATGACATCAGCTCATGACAAATTTCTTTATGTGATCATACGCTCCAGGCTACCTAAAGTGTTTACATCACGTAGCCTACACTCCCACATgttaacatcagggaaacatgtaatcttcaTTGCAAGTGTTGTTAATATCTCCCTGATCTGAGATCATATTCATGCTGGAAAATGTCCAGTCATCAAGATTTTGTTTTAGAagtttttttggtgatttttcacagttgaAAGTGCAGCTATATGTTACTATGTTATAGTAATTCTCCTGCTGCAAGTACACcactacatgtagctacatgctaacgtcagggaaacatgtaaccTCTGTGGTTGATGTTATGAATTTCTTCCTGAATTCTGATCGCATTCCTGTTGTAACACTTCTGATTGTAAAGATTTTGGTTAAGAAACTTTTATTGATAATTTAACTAGGCTGCTgtgatggtgcagagatgccAAGATACAGAGGGCCTGGAAATGCTGATCAGTCAGTGCAGATTGGGCTTTTTCAAAAGGGAGGGCTTAAAGACACAGGCACTAAAAGggcacagacagagagtgaaggCAGGTGTTCCagagacagtatgaggaaaataaggTGTTTTTGAACACTAAGGCATGTAAAACATATTCTAGTAGAAAGCCAAAATACAATTATGAACATAAAAAGAGCAAATAGGTACCCTTTAACATAACTTTGGACTCAAACAGTAACATGAAAAAGTTCAATGTGAATGGTATCTTACCCTGCCTCTGGCCGTTTGCCGTAGGTGGCATAGTTTAGCTTAAACTTCCGGGGCTgcacagggagagagaaaacacagacactAAGCCAACCTCAAACACCAGAGATGTGTAGTATAGCACTGATATTGCTGGAAATAAAGAGTGGAGTTATTATGGTTGTTGTTATTTGGGTTTACATACCTCCACCACCCAGACCAGCCTTTAGCCCATTCCTCAGTTAGTTCCTACCAGAGACTCTATTCACCAGCTTCAAACAAAAGTACATTCATGTACAAGCAGCCTCTCAGCCACCTTCAGCAGCAGGTACAGGCTGGCAGACAGGGGAGCCCAGTAGCTTGGCCAGCTCACAGGAGccattaaaatatcaaatgCAGAAGCAAGCGGCTGAAGCTCGCAATTTTACACACCACTTGAGACTGTAGAGACATTTTCAGGCTggcatgacttttttttgttttacatccCGAGACCCTTAAGTACACTTGCTGTCACTGCAGCCAATATAGTAAATAGTTTCACTTAGTATCTTATCTGTAACTGGTATCTTGCATTGCTTCTTTGTAAACGCTTGGTTTTAATTCACTGGGGAAGCACAATGGTGATCATGAAATTAACACAAACAGCAAATCGAACAGATCTGTTGTATTAACAAGAATTCTGGTGTGTTTACAGAGCAAACTTACAACCTCATATTTTATTGACTCATTTAGCTAATCACTACTGAGTTACTGTTATAACAAAGGAGGACCAAGACTAGTGGAGCTCCACTATCCACAGTCAGATCAACAATTAAATACTGCTCGATAACATAAGTCTAAtactgggggaaaaaaggaaggcAGTATTAAATTGTCAATAATATATTTATAGAGAAACAATGATCATATTTATTGCAGTAAGGAATGCATAAAAGATTTGAGTaagcattttgaaattacaCCATAAAACTGACCGGGTTTGATCCAGGAACCAGTTTTCCATTCAGTCTTTGGACACAGCGGTCGACACTCGCTTCATCTGCCAGCTCCACAAAGCAGTATCCTGCTGAACCACTGCACATGAGGACAGAATAATTAGGAATTGATGCCATTCATGTCATTGTTTATGAAGCACTGCCAACACGTAtattatatgtcacactagaggccaatgctgttgtgttaaacatcacgcctcttttgattttACAATGTCAGCATGCTATCTATAATCATGCACAGGAGCCACATGATACTGCAgttatttggttctgtgtaaaaatgcaaaggtggcattAAGGAGGGACCTTGTAGAGGCCCTATAGGGTGATCTCTATGTAAAAAGGGCTTCTGTAACACCAGTGCTACATGCACCAATATTAATTGCTGGTGCACCTAAATTAAGAAGTTAGGCGCACCAGTTCAACCGTTGTCAAAAGGTTGATCTGAAGCCCTTGGGTTAACACTTTTTAACACGTTTTCTATGGGAAAACTTCAGCACATCTAATTTTCTAACAGTTCATAGGTTCTTCATATACCTATCACAGGGATTGTGTATGGTATAAAGTGTTGTGTATATCCTACCCTGTTATCCTGTGAGTGATGATCTTGACTCCAAACGGTGATTCTCCCATAGCACTAAATGCCTGCTTGATGAAGTTCTCATCCATGTATGGGTCCAACTAAGAAAGAAGAAAGTTTTACATGCGTCACATTCACTTGCAGCCAATACCTTTGTTCATAATAGTACTGAAGTATGTGCACATATCTAAATTGTAAAAGCTGTATTTAATGTATAAGATTGTTACAGCGTGGTTACTGGGTCCTTCTTGTTGATGCTACACAATCAGCTTTAAagtattttagaaaaactgCTTAAGAAAAATTCAGTACAATTCATTACGATAAGTAACAACAAACTCTTTTCTTCGGGAAACGTTTTAAATTGTTACACATGTGTAAGCGTTGACTATTACCATTGACGACGACTATTTGATTAAGGGGTCTCAAAACCCATAAAAGAGAGCCCAAATGCAAAGGCCATCATAACACCCAACGTGAATGCATCGCTGGGTTCAATTCTGCATATCAATGAACGACTGCCGTGAGCTTGTACCAAGTTAGCTAACGCCTGCTTCAAGGTGAAGGCAACGATGGAGTTAAAGGGGTATTTGGTGAATCATTTGACCACcaatgtaaaataatattacTTGTGTTTATGACTGTGTTACGCCAAGGTGTACCTAAGTACCTTACAACAGAGTTTGGGCTAAAGTTTTACAACGTGGTCAAATATGCAGGCTAACTTAGCATAACCGCGCTAACAGCTAGCAAGCGTAGCTAAGCTAGCGTCCACACACTGAAAGACATAGAGATTTCAGACATACATCACCCATCCACAGGCTCGTCTGTCTGTTAAACATCTTGAATCTGGACCAGAGATAAAACAACAGAGGGGTTCGCTGGTGTTAAGAGTTAGGAAAATTTACAACGTTAAAACTTCTCCACACGTTATGCTAAACACATCGGTACGTGCTTCCGCTTCCGTCTCAAACTGTGACACTTCCGGTGTTATGCCGAGCTCTAAATAATCCCCAaccccccccacctcccccccGACCCGTAAACTGAACGGCACCGCGCACAATACCTGCAGTTAAATTCTAAGAATGTTGGTACAGCAAACAGATAACCCGGTTTAACCGTC harbors:
- the trnau1apb gene encoding tRNA selenocysteine 1-associated protein 1-like isoform X1, which translates into the protein MFNRQTSLWMGDLDPYMDENFIKQAFSAMGESPFGVKIITHRITGGSAGYCFVELADEASVDRCVQRLNGKLVPGSNPPRKFKLNYATYGKRPEAGPEFSVFVGDLASEVDDFQLHQVFKKYLSCKGAKVVTDQYGYSRGYGFVKFGEESEQKKAIEECQGTMLGGKPLRLSVAVAKSQKMSSYHGGQGQNYHSNYNQTQSGYYGNHGNGGQGYYSQWGGYDQYSGYNSSYNTGYNTGYNTGYNYNYGPYGYPPPGHMMPPPPMGMPPTDMSGAVEQSHEEGGDMEEDNAEEPIPECDVEQWNKDFMQRSEELYDAMMSCHWEPLDSVNSPIPSLS
- the trnau1apb gene encoding tRNA selenocysteine 1-associated protein 1-like isoform X2; this encodes MFNRQTSLWMGDLDPYMDENFIKQAFSAMGESPFGVKIITHRITGGSAGYCFVELADEASVDRCVQRLNGKLVPGSNPPRKFKLNYATYGKRPEAGPEFSVFVGDLASEVDDFQLHQVFKKYLSCKGAKVVTDQYGYSRGYGFVKFGEESEQKKAIEECQGTMLGGKPLRLSVAVAKSQKMSSYHGGQGQNYHSNYNQTQSGYYGNHGNGGQGYYSQWGGYDQYSGYNSSYNTGYNTGYNTGYNYNYGPYGYPPPGHMMPPPPMGMPPTDMSGAVESHEEGGDMEEDNAEEPIPECDVEQWNKDFMQRSEELYDAMMSCHWEPLDSVNSPIPSLS